In Bacillus anthracis str. Vollum, a genomic segment contains:
- a CDS encoding recombinase family protein: MIYGYARVSAQDQNLDTQIEQLLKYGVDKIVKEKISGVSQEKIELDDLLSQLLKGDTLVVTRMDRLGRNTIQLLQFVEHLREKGVHFAVLNLGIDTRTPTGKFFLTVMSAFSELDREMIKEKQIAGIKLAKQKGVYRGRIKKYTEQHAGMNHAIELRQQTKKTIKEICAITDVSQAALYRKLRELKKDEKTIL, translated from the coding sequence ATGATATATGGATATGCTCGTGTCAGTGCACAAGATCAAAATTTAGATACACAAATTGAACAACTTCTAAAATATGGAGTTGATAAGATTGTTAAAGAGAAAATTAGCGGTGTAAGTCAAGAAAAAATAGAATTAGATGATTTACTTTCTCAATTACTAAAAGGAGATACGCTCGTGGTAACAAGAATGGACCGGCTAGGACGGAATACAATTCAATTACTACAATTTGTTGAACATCTTCGTGAAAAAGGCGTACACTTTGCAGTGTTAAATTTAGGAATTGACACAAGAACTCCAACAGGAAAGTTCTTTTTAACGGTTATGTCTGCCTTTAGTGAATTAGACCGAGAAATGATTAAGGAAAAACAAATTGCTGGAATCAAACTTGCAAAACAAAAAGGAGTTTACCGGGGGAGAATAAAAAAATATACAGAACAACATGCAGGAATGAACCATGCGATTGAATTACGCCAACAAACGAAGAAAACAATTAAAGAAATTTGTGCTATCACAGATGTAAGTCAAGCTGCGTTATATCGGAAATTAAGAGAATTGAAAAAAGATGAAAAGACGATTCTTTAA
- a CDS encoding Tn3 family transposase has protein sequence MKTRELLTDIQRTFFYKIPSQMDERELIRYYTLSDEELQIVNQQRGDHNRLGFAIQISYPRFPGRPLLAKEKIPQFLVNFLAKQIGVASWEVQNYARTRDTTRREHVNKIRNLYNLRTFTLREYRELARWLLPLAMKTENGYLLVEALIQEMRKRKIILPAVYAIEHLAWSVRERARKRIFKYLTKGLSSYQYEQLDTLLYTHEEKKSSLLSWLRQPPGVIALKNFHEILDRLEFIQSLDLPLDNGKEIHQNRLIQMAREGSRYSIQHLSRFNERKRYATIMAFLIHIYAFLTDQGLDMFAKLMGRMFNRGENKHNKLFQKDGKSINEKVRLYVEIGKALIEAKELETDPFEAVQSIISWEKFIHSVHEAESLARPIEFDYLDLLDNHYGHFRKMAPRLLNRYVFKASSTSQTVLQALELLKEANQSGKRKIPDNVPTDFIKSKWMKYVYQDDKINRHYYEFSVFSELLNTLRSGDMWVKGSKQYKDFEEYLLPPHTWQHMKQTQQIPLEFTEDVEKYLNKRFEQLDIELSKVNCLIANQDLQGVTIYGDKIQVASLKKMVPEDVEEITRLVYDLLPRIKLTDLLVEVDTWTQFSKHFVHLHTQKAPKEKSILFAAILSDGINLGLSKMADACPNISYSQLAWIADWYIRDESYTKALGDIANFHHKQPFSSYWGEGTTSSSDGQFFRAGGTSSPLAQVNGKYGHDPGLSFYTHISDQYHPFYVQVISSSEEAPHIIDGLLYHETDLQIEEHYTDAAGFVDHIFGMCHMLGFRFSPRIKTIDNHKIYTLSVPTIYDHINFMVGGTIQVKKIRENWDEILRLVSSVRQGTVTASLILKKLSSYPRQNSLCIALREIGRIERSLYMLKWIQDPEHRRKVQVELNKGESKNSLARAVFFNQLGEIRDRSYEDQLHRASGLQLIISAIVTWNSIYISRAIETLRNNGIHIPEEYIQHISPLGWEHIALTGDYIWNLNQELNFENLRPLRKNRIKQK, from the coding sequence TTGAAAACAAGAGAACTTCTTACAGATATACAACGAACATTTTTTTATAAAATTCCTAGTCAGATGGATGAACGTGAATTAATTCGCTATTACACATTATCTGATGAAGAGTTACAAATAGTTAATCAACAGCGTGGTGATCATAACCGATTAGGATTTGCTATTCAAATTTCTTATCCTCGTTTTCCAGGGAGGCCTTTATTGGCTAAAGAAAAAATTCCACAATTTCTTGTGAATTTTCTTGCCAAACAAATAGGTGTAGCCTCTTGGGAGGTACAAAATTACGCACGTACTCGAGATACCACACGGCGAGAGCATGTAAATAAAATACGGAATCTTTACAATTTACGTACTTTTACTCTGAGAGAATACCGTGAATTAGCACGGTGGCTTCTCCCTCTAGCAATGAAAACTGAAAACGGGTATTTACTGGTAGAAGCTCTTATTCAGGAAATGAGAAAACGGAAAATTATCCTTCCAGCAGTTTACGCTATAGAACATTTAGCCTGGTCTGTAAGAGAACGCGCTAGGAAAAGAATTTTTAAATATTTAACGAAAGGACTTTCTTCTTATCAATACGAACAACTAGATACATTACTTTATACTCATGAAGAGAAAAAAAGTTCACTTTTATCATGGTTACGTCAACCACCGGGTGTTATAGCGCTTAAAAATTTTCATGAAATTTTGGATCGATTAGAGTTTATTCAAAGTTTAGATTTACCTTTAGATAATGGGAAAGAAATTCATCAGAATAGGTTAATACAAATGGCCCGTGAGGGCTCTCGTTATTCTATACAACATTTATCTAGGTTTAATGAGAGGAAACGATATGCAACGATCATGGCATTCCTTATCCATATCTATGCTTTTTTAACTGATCAAGGTTTAGATATGTTTGCAAAACTAATGGGACGAATGTTTAACCGTGGAGAAAATAAACATAATAAACTATTTCAAAAAGATGGGAAATCAATAAATGAAAAAGTTAGACTTTATGTCGAAATAGGAAAAGCATTAATTGAAGCAAAAGAATTAGAAACAGATCCTTTCGAAGCTGTACAATCTATTATATCTTGGGAGAAATTTATTCACTCTGTACATGAAGCTGAAAGCTTAGCTAGACCAATAGAATTTGATTATCTAGATTTGCTCGATAATCATTATGGACATTTTCGTAAAATGGCTCCACGTTTACTCAATAGATATGTGTTTAAAGCTTCTTCAACCAGCCAAACTGTATTACAAGCATTAGAACTATTAAAAGAAGCCAATCAATCTGGAAAACGAAAAATACCTGATAATGTACCGACTGATTTTATAAAGTCTAAATGGATGAAATATGTGTACCAAGACGATAAAATAAATCGACATTACTATGAATTTAGTGTGTTTTCAGAGTTATTGAATACCCTTCGTTCTGGTGATATGTGGGTAAAAGGCAGCAAGCAATATAAAGATTTTGAAGAGTATCTTTTACCACCCCATACTTGGCAGCACATGAAGCAAACACAACAAATTCCCCTGGAATTTACAGAGGATGTAGAGAAATATTTAAACAAACGCTTTGAACAATTAGATATAGAGCTTTCAAAAGTCAATTGTTTAATTGCAAATCAAGATTTGCAAGGTGTAACGATATATGGAGATAAAATACAAGTCGCTTCTCTAAAAAAGATGGTTCCAGAAGATGTAGAAGAAATTACTCGACTTGTGTATGACTTATTGCCGCGTATTAAATTAACAGATTTATTAGTAGAAGTAGATACTTGGACACAGTTTAGCAAACACTTTGTTCATCTTCACACTCAAAAGGCTCCAAAAGAAAAATCAATTTTATTTGCGGCTATCTTATCAGATGGAATTAATTTAGGATTAAGTAAAATGGCTGATGCTTGTCCAAATATCTCATATTCTCAGCTAGCTTGGATAGCAGATTGGTATATAAGAGATGAAAGCTATACGAAAGCACTTGGAGATATTGCAAATTTTCATCATAAACAACCCTTTTCTTCCTATTGGGGAGAGGGCACTACTTCATCTTCAGATGGACAATTTTTTCGTGCCGGTGGGACTTCCAGTCCCCTAGCACAAGTAAATGGTAAGTATGGTCATGACCCAGGATTAAGTTTTTATACACATATATCAGATCAATATCATCCATTTTATGTCCAAGTTATTAGTTCCTCAGAAGAGGCACCACATATTATTGATGGGCTACTGTATCATGAAACAGATTTGCAAATTGAAGAACATTATACAGATGCCGCGGGTTTTGTTGATCATATATTTGGAATGTGCCATATGTTAGGGTTTCGCTTTTCACCACGAATTAAAACGATTGATAATCATAAAATATATACATTATCTGTTCCAACAATATATGACCATATTAACTTCATGGTTGGCGGAACAATTCAGGTAAAGAAAATACGTGAAAATTGGGATGAAATATTACGTTTAGTTAGCTCTGTACGACAAGGAACAGTTACAGCTTCCCTGATTTTAAAAAAATTATCATCTTACCCTAGACAGAATAGTTTATGTATCGCACTTCGTGAAATCGGCCGAATAGAAAGAAGTTTATATATGTTAAAGTGGATACAAGATCCTGAGCACAGAAGAAAAGTTCAGGTTGAATTAAATAAAGGCGAAAGTAAAAATTCTTTGGCTAGAGCTGTATTTTTTAATCAATTAGGAGAAATTCGTGACCGATCCTATGAAGATCAATTGCATCGTGCAAGTGGACTTCAACTCATTATTTCTGCGATTGTAACTTGGAATTCTATCTATATCTCTCGTGCAATTGAAACGTTACGGAATAATGGTATTCATATTCCAGAGGAATATATTCAGCACATCTCTCCATTAGGCTGGGAACATATCGCACTTACAGGAGATTATATTTGGAATTTAAATCAAGAATTGAATTTTGAAAACTTACGACCACTACGGAAAAATAGAATAAAACAGAAATAA
- a CDS encoding histidine kinase N-terminal domain-containing protein translates to MEATKRYLCLYLKESQEKFISNWKKRILVHEHDPYKNEIIKNGTHLLHVFTMYMREEINLQDIEDISKKIAQERMDAKVNIADFIYNTNEGKKEILNTLFLLNPTGQECKVVIEQINLFFDHLIYSTIYSYYKLKKEYIHSYYELKKKYN, encoded by the coding sequence ATGGAAGCAACAAAACGATACTTATGTTTATACCTAAAAGAAAGCCAGGAGAAATTTATATCAAATTGGAAAAAACGTATTTTAGTTCATGAACATGATCCTTATAAAAATGAAATAATTAAAAATGGAACGCATTTACTTCATGTATTCACAATGTATATGCGAGAAGAAATTAATTTACAAGACATTGAAGATATTTCAAAAAAAATTGCCCAAGAACGTATGGATGCAAAAGTAAATATTGCAGATTTTATATATAATACCAATGAAGGAAAAAAAGAAATATTAAATACATTATTCCTTTTGAATCCAACTGGTCAAGAATGCAAAGTGGTAATTGAACAGATAAATTTGTTCTTTGATCATTTAATTTATAGTACGATATATTCCTATTATAAATTAAAAAAAGAATATATTCATTCATATTATGAACTAAAAAAGAAATATAACTAA
- the atxA gene encoding anthrax toxin expression trans-acting transcriptional regulator AtxA — MLTPISIEKEHIRLINLLHFINEQNRWFTIKELSDYLQVADKTVRKYLKLLEDEIPPSWNLLVQKGKGIYLKKPLNESLSFVESKILRKSLNLQICEELVFKKNSMQSLAQKLHLQVGALYPIINQINYDIQSSHLNIKKKPLEISGREQDVRVFMLRLYCNIPNDYWPFPYINKQNITDLINKMEKILNVQMYTYSKHKLCVLFAITISRLLSGNTIDNVSGLILVNKNDDHYKTVASITSELQNSFGVTLHETEISFLALALLLSLGNSITTDSNKTLTSYKKTIMPLAKEITKGIEHKLQLGINYDESFLTYVVLIIKKALDKNFIQYYNYNIKFIRHIKQRHPNTFNTIQECISNLNYTVYSHFDCYEISLLTMHFETQRMLFKNNPKKIYVYTSQGCIHREYISALLEKRYNGLIKIVRNTIINLTNESLQDMEIDIIISNVNLPIKNIPIVQISEFPTERDFHEIKKII, encoded by the coding sequence ATGCTAACACCGATATCCATCGAAAAGGAACATATAAGATTAATTAATTTACTACACTTTATCAATGAACAAAATAGATGGTTTACAATTAAAGAATTATCTGATTATCTACAGGTCGCAGATAAAACAGTCCGAAAATATTTAAAATTATTAGAAGACGAAATTCCTCCATCTTGGAATTTACTTGTTCAAAAAGGAAAAGGAATTTATCTAAAAAAACCATTAAATGAATCCCTTTCCTTTGTTGAATCAAAAATTTTAAGAAAATCACTAAATCTTCAAATTTGCGAAGAACTTGTATTCAAAAAAAACAGTATGCAATCCTTAGCTCAAAAACTCCACTTACAAGTAGGAGCTTTATACCCAATTATTAATCAAATAAATTATGATATACAATCCAGTCATTTAAATATCAAAAAAAAACCTCTAGAAATATCGGGAAGAGAACAAGATGTCCGCGTATTTATGTTAAGGTTATATTGCAATATTCCAAATGATTATTGGCCGTTTCCCTATATTAATAAACAAAATATCACTGATTTAATTAATAAAATGGAAAAAATTTTAAATGTACAAATGTACACCTATTCAAAACACAAATTGTGTGTGTTGTTCGCTATAACAATCTCCAGATTACTATCAGGAAATACAATAGATAATGTAAGTGGACTTATTTTAGTAAATAAAAATGATGATCATTATAAAACAGTAGCGTCTATAACCTCAGAGCTACAAAACTCTTTCGGCGTTACATTACATGAAACTGAGATTTCATTTTTAGCCCTTGCACTACTTTTATCTCTTGGAAATTCTATTACCACAGACAGCAATAAAACATTAACTTCCTACAAAAAAACAATTATGCCTTTGGCTAAAGAAATTACCAAAGGAATTGAACATAAATTACAACTTGGGATAAATTATGATGAATCTTTTTTAACATATGTTGTTCTAATCATAAAAAAAGCATTAGATAAAAACTTTATTCAATATTATAATTATAATATAAAATTTATAAGGCATATAAAACAGCGTCATCCAAATACATTTAATACAATTCAAGAATGCATTAGTAATTTAAACTATACAGTATACTCCCATTTCGACTGCTATGAAATTTCATTATTAACAATGCATTTTGAAACTCAACGTATGCTATTTAAAAATAACCCGAAAAAAATATATGTATACACCTCACAAGGATGTATACATCGAGAGTATATATCTGCACTGCTTGAAAAACGTTATAATGGACTTATTAAAATTGTAAGAAACACTATTATAAATTTAACTAACGAATCACTCCAAGACATGGAGATAGATATTATTATTTCTAATGTTAACTTACCTATAAAAAATATACCTATTGTACAAATTTCGGAATTTCCTACAGAAAGAGATTTTCATGAAATCAAAAAGATAATATAA